In the genome of Notamacropus eugenii isolate mMacEug1 chromosome 5, mMacEug1.pri_v2, whole genome shotgun sequence, one region contains:
- the LOC140504075 gene encoding transcription factor HES-5-like gives MAPSTDFMEHSSLLTPKEKNKLRKPVVEKMRRDRINSSIEQLKLLLEKEFQRHQPNSKLEKADILEMTVSYLKQQSHLQGKAPGSLPRSLQTDFKEGYARCLQEAFHFLSFHKAQTDTQIKLRSHFQKSSWAAPEGLAPCFPAPGPGKQPALKGPPRPLWRPW, from the exons ATGGCACCCAGCACAGACTTCATGGAGCACAGCTCCCTCCTGACtcccaaagagaaaaacaaa CTAAGAAAGCCAGTGGTGGAAAAGATGCGCCGGGACCGCATCAACAGCAGCATCGAACAGCTGAAACTGTTGCTGGAGAAGGAGTTTCAGAGACACCAGCCCAACTCGAAACTGGAGAAGGCTGACATCCTGGAGATGACCGTCAGCTACCTGAAACAGCAGAGCCACCTGCAGGGCAAAG ctccagGCTCACTTCCCAGAAGCCTGCAGACAGACTTCAAGGAGGGCTATGCCCGCTGCCTGCAGGAAGccttccacttcctctcctttcacaaGGCACAGACTGACACCCAGATCAAGCTGCGCAGCCACTTCCAGAAAAGCTCCTGGGCAGCCCCTGAGGGGCTGGCTCCCTGCTTCCCAGCTCCTGGGCCTGGAAAGCAGCCTGCCCTCAAAGGCCCCCCCAGGCCTCTGTGGCGACCCTGGTAG